In one Vulgatibacter incomptus genomic region, the following are encoded:
- a CDS encoding TetR/AcrR family transcriptional regulator — protein MKVTPRRAREIARTRQDILEAAARAFVHSGLKAATMQDIAKEAGYTAASLYGYFSSKEEILKGLHQLIAEEVTGVFDTPIPGGLTFRQKLELLLQRQLEVAMRRRDLIALFHVSGPFADGRCPGDEMSTFERRVELFANFIRQHAAPAELHGRDPRDAALSIAGVTFIFYLDMMKTGETTRFEDRLPRVLDLVLYGVLGAPA, from the coding sequence ATGAAGGTAACGCCTCGCCGAGCCAGAGAAATCGCCCGTACCCGCCAGGACATCCTGGAGGCCGCCGCCCGCGCCTTCGTGCACAGCGGCCTCAAGGCGGCGACGATGCAGGACATTGCCAAGGAGGCTGGTTACACGGCCGCCTCTCTATACGGCTATTTCTCGAGCAAGGAGGAGATCCTCAAGGGGCTGCACCAGCTCATCGCTGAAGAGGTGACCGGGGTCTTCGACACGCCGATCCCGGGGGGGCTGACCTTCCGGCAGAAGCTCGAGCTGCTGCTCCAGCGCCAGCTCGAGGTGGCCATGCGGCGCAGGGACCTCATCGCTCTCTTCCACGTCAGCGGGCCCTTCGCGGACGGCCGCTGTCCAGGCGACGAGATGTCGACCTTCGAGCGCCGTGTGGAGCTCTTCGCCAACTTCATCCGCCAGCACGCGGCGCCGGCCGAGCTCCACGGGCGGGACCCCCGGGACGCGGCGCTGTCCATCGCCGGGGTCACCTTCATCTTCTATCTCGACATGATGAAGACGGGGGAAACGACCCGCTTCGAAGATCGCCTACCGAGGGTGCTGGACCTCGTCCTCTACGGTGTTCTCGGTGCGCCGGCCTAG
- a CDS encoding sensor histidine kinase, with amino-acid sequence MKGLLGMAAVLAFAAACWTGAFHLTTWAFDWIAADPAPLTRQLATAFTGLLLMMFPPMVVGVVHRPREIARWTAALNAIRRIGKGDFGVRIDLGGARNRHHPFVGLADGINDMAAELGRLEQMRQAFISDVSHELQSPLTSIGGFAKAVRDDELSPDDRRRYLDIIALESDRLSRLSDDLLRLTALEAEGPELRREPFRLDAQLQRVILAAEPQWVAKGLDVEAQLEPNFLVADEALLERVWTNLVHNAVKFTPAGGRVLVRSWTRDGEAVVEIVDTGIGIALEDQPRVFERFFKADPSRNRDAGGSGLGLALAEKVVSLHGGRIGVRSAPGEGATFTVTLASAQSV; translated from the coding sequence GTGAAGGGCCTCTTGGGCATGGCGGCGGTCCTCGCCTTCGCCGCGGCCTGTTGGACCGGGGCGTTCCACCTCACGACCTGGGCCTTCGATTGGATCGCGGCCGACCCGGCGCCGCTCACGCGACAGCTCGCCACCGCCTTCACAGGCCTGCTGCTGATGATGTTCCCGCCGATGGTCGTGGGCGTCGTCCATCGGCCTCGCGAGATCGCGCGCTGGACGGCGGCGCTCAACGCGATCCGCCGCATCGGCAAGGGCGACTTCGGCGTGCGCATCGACCTGGGCGGCGCGCGCAACCGGCATCATCCCTTCGTCGGCCTGGCGGACGGCATCAACGACATGGCCGCCGAGCTCGGCCGCCTCGAGCAGATGCGGCAGGCCTTCATCTCCGACGTCTCCCACGAGCTCCAGAGCCCGCTCACCTCGATCGGCGGCTTCGCGAAGGCGGTGCGCGACGACGAGCTCTCGCCGGACGATCGCCGCCGCTACCTCGACATCATCGCGCTGGAGTCGGATCGGCTCTCGAGGCTGAGCGACGACCTGCTGCGCCTCACCGCCCTCGAGGCCGAGGGTCCGGAGCTGCGAAGGGAGCCGTTTCGGCTCGACGCACAGCTCCAGCGGGTGATCCTCGCCGCCGAGCCGCAGTGGGTCGCGAAGGGACTCGACGTGGAGGCGCAGCTCGAGCCGAACTTCCTCGTGGCCGACGAGGCGCTCCTCGAGCGGGTGTGGACGAACCTCGTCCACAACGCGGTGAAGTTCACTCCCGCTGGGGGGCGCGTCCTCGTCCGCTCGTGGACGCGGGACGGCGAAGCGGTCGTGGAGATCGTCGACACGGGGATCGGCATCGCTCTCGAGGATCAGCCCCGGGTCTTCGAGCGCTTCTTCAAGGCCGATCCGAGCCGCAACCGGGACGCCGGCGGCTCGGGGCTCGGTCTCGCTCTCGCGGAGAAGGTCGTCTCGCTCCACGGCGGGCGCATCGGGGTCCGGAGCGCGCCAGGGGAGGGCGCGACGTTCACGGTGACCCTGGCGAGCGCCCAGAGCGTGTGA
- a CDS encoding response regulator transcription factor: MTRVLVVDDDPHLRELVRHNLSREGFAVREASNGAAALEALETSSADLVVVDVMMPKMDGFELCRELRESNGPPVLMLTARGATADKVRGLGLGADDYLVKPFEPAELVARVKAILRRYRVVTSSELEVGRLVLDRAAFDVRFEGARLTLPRKEFELLFHLAGQAGRTLTRDHLIEQLWGFDYEGDERTVDVHVKRLRDRFPEEQAGFRIRTIRGLGYRLEKIP, encoded by the coding sequence GTGACCCGCGTGCTCGTGGTGGACGACGACCCGCACCTGCGGGAGCTCGTCAGGCACAACCTCTCGCGCGAGGGCTTCGCCGTCCGCGAAGCCTCGAATGGTGCGGCGGCCCTCGAGGCGCTCGAGACCTCCTCGGCGGACCTGGTCGTGGTGGACGTGATGATGCCGAAGATGGACGGCTTCGAGCTGTGCCGGGAGCTGCGCGAGTCGAACGGCCCTCCGGTGCTGATGCTGACGGCGCGCGGTGCGACCGCCGACAAGGTGCGGGGGCTCGGGCTCGGGGCCGACGACTACCTCGTGAAGCCCTTCGAGCCCGCGGAGCTCGTCGCGCGCGTGAAGGCGATCCTGCGGCGCTACCGCGTCGTGACCTCGAGCGAGCTCGAGGTCGGCCGGCTCGTCCTCGATCGCGCGGCCTTCGACGTCCGGTTCGAGGGCGCGCGCCTGACCCTGCCCCGCAAGGAGTTCGAGCTCCTCTTCCACCTCGCGGGCCAGGCGGGCCGCACGCTCACCCGCGACCACCTGATCGAGCAGCTCTGGGGCTTCGACTACGAGGGCGACGAGCGCACCGTCGACGTCCACGTGAAGCGCCTGCGCGATCGCTTTCCCGAGGAGCAAGCGGGCTTCCGAATCCGCACCATCCGCGGCCTCGGATATCGGCTGGAGAAGATCCCGTGA
- a CDS encoding ABC transporter permease gives MWKMVQIEPLEGSALSWALADAWTIAKRNLTHIRHMPEKLADVTVQPVMFVLLFAYVFGSAIVIPGGNYREFLMPGIFTQSVIFATMGIMSSIVTDMSTGVMDRFRSLPISRSAVLVGHTFSSLLESLLGLTVMVICGLIVGWRAHTPLASVLGGFGLLLYIAFALSWIGVYVGLFLRTTEAAQGVGFVVIFPLTFLANTFVPTSGFPAWLRAIADWNPTSAFVAATRELFGNGVAVAQTETAWPLQHAVPVSIAWCTLVVAIFLPLAVGRFRRAMAS, from the coding sequence ATGTGGAAGATGGTCCAGATCGAGCCGCTCGAGGGCAGCGCCCTCTCGTGGGCGCTGGCGGACGCGTGGACGATCGCGAAGCGCAACCTCACGCACATTCGCCACATGCCCGAGAAGCTCGCCGACGTCACGGTGCAGCCCGTGATGTTCGTGCTGCTCTTCGCGTACGTCTTCGGGAGCGCCATCGTCATCCCGGGCGGGAATTACCGGGAGTTCCTGATGCCCGGCATCTTCACGCAGAGCGTGATCTTCGCGACGATGGGGATCATGAGCAGCATCGTCACCGACATGAGCACCGGAGTGATGGATCGCTTCCGGTCTCTGCCGATCTCGCGGTCGGCGGTGCTCGTGGGACACACGTTCTCTTCGCTGCTCGAGAGCCTGCTCGGCCTCACGGTGATGGTGATCTGCGGACTGATCGTGGGCTGGCGCGCCCACACGCCGCTCGCGAGCGTCCTGGGCGGGTTCGGGCTGCTCCTCTACATCGCCTTCGCGCTGAGCTGGATCGGCGTATACGTCGGGCTCTTCCTGCGGACGACGGAAGCGGCGCAGGGCGTGGGCTTCGTCGTGATCTTCCCGCTCACCTTCCTCGCGAACACCTTCGTGCCGACGAGTGGATTTCCTGCCTGGCTGCGCGCGATCGCTGACTGGAACCCGACGAGCGCCTTCGTCGCGGCGACCCGAGAGCTCTTCGGCAACGGCGTCGCCGTGGCACAGACGGAGACGGCGTGGCCCCTGCAGCACGCGGTGCCGGTCTCGATCGCGTGGTGCACGCTCGTCGTCGCGATCTTCCTGCCCCTCGCCGTCGGGCGCTTCCGCAGGGCGATGGCGTCGTGA